The Deinococcus yavapaiensis KR-236 genomic sequence CTGCCCGATATCGAGCCGCAACTCAACACCCTCATTCACATGCAATACCCCGTCAACGGGACGAACACCACCACGATCCGCACGCCCGGCGCGTGGGAGTACAAGCTGCCCAACGGAACGTACACGGTGACGGTCGGCGTCGGCGATCCTACCAACGCGTACGACAGCAACCACGTCATTAACTTGGAAGGCAGGCCCCTCATCATGGGCTTCGCTCCCAAGGACACGCAAAAGTTCACGACGGCGTCGGACCTCGTCACCGTCGCCGACGGACGTCTCACCATCGACGCGATCGGTGGAACGAACACGAAGCTCGACTACGTGCGGATCGATCCGGGCACTCGCCCGTCGGTCGCGAAGGTGTCGCCGCAAGACGCGCAAACGATGGTAGCGATCAACGTCGGCATCGCCGCCGACCTCAACTTGCCGAATTCCGGCGGCATCGATCCCGCCACGCTCACGGGGTCCGCCGTTCGTCTTTACGAGGCGAATACGAACACCGCCGTGACGGCGTCGGTGACCACGTCGGGCGGCGGGGACGTCATCGTGCTCAAGCCGCGCCAAAACCTCAAGGCGAACACCCGCTACTTCTTCGAGGTGACGGACGCCCTCAAGGACCTCAGCGGCGCGAACTTCGTTCCGTTCAGGACGAGCTTCGTGACGGGCTCGACCGCGACGGGCGGCGGCAACGTCTCGTTCGTACAAATTCCGCAGGCGAACGTGCCCGCCATGCCGTACACGTCCGTCGAGATCGGCCCTGACAACAAGCTCTACGCGGCGACTCTCACGGGCGAGATTCTGCGCTTCGGCATTGGAAGCGACGGTACGCTCACCGCGCCGCAAGTCCTCGACGCCGTGCCGAACGCCAACGGCGGTCCGCGCACGATCATCGGATTGAAGTTCGATCCGGCCGCCACGGCCGACAACCTCGTGCTGTGGATCAGCAACAACGCCTTCTGGGACGGTCAAAGCGACGCGCCCGACTGGAGCGGCAAGATCACGCGGCTCAGCGGCCCCGACCTCGCGACGGTGCAAGACGTCGTGACGGGCCTGCCGCGCTCGGCGCGCGATCACATGACGAACTCGTTGGAATTCAAGCCGAGCGATCCGAACACCTTGTACGTCCTGCAAGGCAGCATGAGCGCGATGGGCGCGCCGGACAACGCCTGGTCGCGCCGCGCCGAACACCTGCTCAACGCCGCCATCTTGAAAGTCGACGTGGCGAAGGTGATGGCGTCGCCCGTGAACGTCAAGACGGAGGACGGCGGAACGTACAATCCGTACGCGACGAACGCCCCGGTCACGATTTACGCGACGGGCATCCGCAATGCCTTCGACATGGTCTGGCACACGAACGGTCAGCTGTACGTTCCCACGAACGGCTCGGCGGCGGGCGGCAACACGCCCGGCACGCCCACCCCGTTGCCCGCCGCGTGCGGTTCGCGGCCTGACGGCGCGTACACCGCTCCCGCCGTTCCGGCGCTCACGAACGTCGGCAGCACGCAGCACGACTACCTGTTCCGCATCACGCCCGGCGGCTACTACGGTCACCCGAATCCGCTGCGGTGCGAATGGGTCATGAACGGCGGCAACCCCACCTCGAAGCTCGATCCGGCCGAAGTGCCCGAGTACCCGGTCGGCACCTTGCCCGACCGGAATTGGAAAGGCTCCGCGTACGACTTCGGCGAGCACGCGTCGCCCAACGGCGTGATCGAGGAGTACACCAACGCTCCCACCTCCGCTTTGCGTAACCGATTGCTCGTGGTGCGTTACAGCGCGCAAAAGGACATCATCGTGCTTACGCCCGGCTCTTCCGGCGACATCGTCTCCGCGCAAGAAAACTTGCCGGGTCTCGTGAACTTCACCGCCAGCCCGCTCGACCTCACCGAGCACCGCCCGACGGGCAACTTGTACGTCGCGCAACTCGACGAGACGACCGGATCGGGCACCATCACCCTCGTGCGTCCCCAGTAAGTCCGCTTTCGGCGCGGTGTCGGCAGTCGCCAAGACGGCCGGCCACCGCGCCCTCCTCCCGTTTCAGGAGGTCCGAGGATGAATCGAACGCTTACGCTCGCGCTTTTTTGCGGCTTGTTGTCGTGTACGTCGTGTAGCACGCTG encodes the following:
- a CDS encoding NPCBM/NEW2 domain-containing protein, which codes for MSALLALAACSAPPATPTPSSRTLESTGVKTGSNPYAGGKSYPWSDRVTVPKGNPYANGRSYPWVSPRTSPAQGVVRAQQTTGGADTFLSDLPWTAATNAWGPVEKDKSNGEWDINDGRAISIRGQTFAKGLGTHANSSVTYNVSGQCTAFTATLGVDDEVSGRGKVVYQVFGDGVKLYESAALTGTSAPLPITVDVTGKNELKLVVTDGGDGIDYDHADWAAAKVTCTASAPTSTSFLSDLKWTAATNAWGPVEKDLSNGEWQGGDGRAISIRGQTFAKGLGTHANSSVTYNLAAQCTTFTATLGLDDEVSGRGKVVYQVFGDGVKLYESAALTGTSAPLPITVDVTGKNELKLVVTDGGDGIDYDHADWANAKVNCTAGAVSFVKVNFQPSNTTLPAGYIADTGAAFDETRGYGWVREDSLTATQHVPLDLTPNTRDRALPDIEPQLNTLIHMQYPVNGTNTTTIRTPGAWEYKLPNGTYTVTVGVGDPTNAYDSNHVINLEGRPLIMGFAPKDTQKFTTASDLVTVADGRLTIDAIGGTNTKLDYVRIDPGTRPSVAKVSPQDAQTMVAINVGIAADLNLPNSGGIDPATLTGSAVRLYEANTNTAVTASVTTSGGGDVIVLKPRQNLKANTRYFFEVTDALKDLSGANFVPFRTSFVTGSTATGGGNVSFVQIPQANVPAMPYTSVEIGPDNKLYAATLTGEILRFGIGSDGTLTAPQVLDAVPNANGGPRTIIGLKFDPAATADNLVLWISNNAFWDGQSDAPDWSGKITRLSGPDLATVQDVVTGLPRSARDHMTNSLEFKPSDPNTLYVLQGSMSAMGAPDNAWSRRAEHLLNAAILKVDVAKVMASPVNVKTEDGGTYNPYATNAPVTIYATGIRNAFDMVWHTNGQLYVPTNGSAAGGNTPGTPTPLPAACGSRPDGAYTAPAVPALTNVGSTQHDYLFRITPGGYYGHPNPLRCEWVMNGGNPTSKLDPAEVPEYPVGTLPDRNWKGSAYDFGEHASPNGVIEEYTNAPTSALRNRLLVVRYSAQKDIIVLTPGSSGDIVSAQENLPGLVNFTASPLDLTEHRPTGNLYVAQLDETTGSGTITLVRPQ